The Triticum aestivum cultivar Chinese Spring chromosome 7B, IWGSC CS RefSeq v2.1, whole genome shotgun sequence genome window below encodes:
- the LOC123158511 gene encoding BTB/POZ and MATH domain-containing protein 2-like yields MATPQNTPMLTASVCVPETVHGTHSFKIDRYDLHRGFDVGNCIQSANFTVGGHEWCIRFYPDGYNEDNKDYVSVFLQLKTKNIEVRAIYNLMLVNQAIQPPVLPSNFANFSDGPPVVFDTRNDKLEAWGFVAFKKKWEIEGSSYILDNSIIVACNLTIITLKDAKEVEAGLVGDIQVPPSELVANLSKLLGSTKGADVCFKVQNEVFHAHEIILAMRSPVFWAEFYGPKRIEHRHVKNIEDMQPGVFRGLLHFIYTDSLPPMKDLNAGGYEEMLGHLLVAADKYDMKSMKSMCERKLCQRFDQETLATTFVLAVQYNCSILKDACIKFINSLSTVDGVVASKGYQQLKRECPTIFAEMWEKASKARKF; encoded by the coding sequence ATGGCCACGCCCCAGAACACACCGATGCTGACAGCATCAGTCTGCGTCCCAGAGACTGTGCATGGTACACACTCCTTCAAAATCGACAGGTACGACCTTCATCGGGGTTTCGATGTCGGCAACTGCATCCAGTCCGCTAACTTCACTGTTGGCGGCCATGAATGGTGCATCCGCTTCTACCCCGACGGCTACAACGAGGATAACAAAGACTACGTGTCAGTTTTTCTCCAGCTCAAGACCAAGAACATTGAGGTGAGGGCGATATACAATCTGATGCTGGTCAATCAAGCAATACAGCCGCCGGTGTTGCCTTCCAACTTCGCAAACTTCAGCGACGGACCTCCTGTGGTGTTCGACACTCGCAATGACAAACTCGAGGCATGGGGTTTTGTCGCATTCAAGAAGAAGTGGGAGATCGAAGGCTCATCATACATTTTGGACAACTCAATCATCGTCGCATGTAACCTTACTATTATCACATTAAAGGATGCCAAGGAGGTGGAAGCTGGGTTGGTCGGTGACATCCAAGTGCCGCCATCCGAATTGGTTGCTAACCTTAGTAAATTGTTGGGATCTACAAAGGGAGCTGACGTGTGTTTCAAGGTCCAAAATGAGGTATTCCATGCTCACGAGATCATCCTCGCGATGCGGTCGCCGGTCTTCTGGGCGGAGTTCTACGGGCCGAAGAGGATCGAGCATAGGCACGTCAAAAACATTGAAGATATGCAGCCCGGTGTCTTTAGAGGACTGCTCCACTTCATCTACACCGACTCGTTGCCTCCGATGAAGGACCTCAATGCTGGTGGGTACGAAGAAATGCTCGGGCATTTACTTGTGGCTGCAGATAAATATGACATGAAAAGTATGAAGTCAATGTGCGAGAGAAAACTTTGCCAGAGGTTTGATCAAGAGACTCTGGCGACAACATTTGTTCTGGCCGTCCAGTACAATTGCAGCATCCTCAAAGATGCTTGCATTAAATTTATCAACTCCTTGAGTACTGTGGATGGTGTGGTTGCAAGTAAAGGGTATCAACAACTAAAAAGAGAATGCCCTACTATCTTTGCCGAGATGTGGGAGAAGGCATCCAAGGCTCGAAAATTTTAG